Proteins encoded together in one Cohaesibacter intestini window:
- the pip gene encoding prolyl aminopeptidase translates to MPAQSPLYPPIKPFDHGMLDVGDGHAVYWERAGTKGAKPVVFLHGGPGGGCADVHRQLFHPDHYDILLFDQRGCGRSLPHADLTANTTWHLVEDIERLRTLMGVEKWMVFGGSWGSTLALAYAETHPEHVSELVLRGIFTLTEAELDWYYKFGVNQMFPDKWEAFVAPIPPEERGDLIAAFRKRLTSDDETVQLEAAKAWSIWEGETITLLPDQANSTSFAADHFAIAFARIENHFFSNKGWLEEGQLLRDAPKLVGIPGAIVHGRYDMPCSMHNAYALHKAWPDAAFHLIEGAGHAFNEPGILEALIATTDAFAGV, encoded by the coding sequence ATGCCCGCACAAAGCCCACTTTATCCACCCATCAAGCCCTTTGATCACGGCATGTTGGATGTTGGCGATGGCCACGCGGTCTATTGGGAACGGGCAGGCACCAAAGGTGCCAAACCGGTTGTTTTCCTGCATGGCGGGCCGGGGGGCGGCTGTGCCGATGTTCATCGGCAGCTCTTTCATCCCGATCATTATGACATCCTGTTGTTCGATCAACGCGGCTGTGGTCGCTCATTGCCCCATGCCGACCTGACTGCCAACACCACATGGCATCTGGTCGAGGATATCGAACGGCTGCGCACTCTGATGGGCGTGGAAAAATGGATGGTGTTTGGCGGGTCGTGGGGATCGACCTTGGCGCTCGCCTATGCCGAGACCCATCCCGAGCATGTGTCCGAGCTGGTTTTGCGTGGCATCTTCACCCTGACTGAGGCCGAGCTTGACTGGTATTACAAATTCGGCGTCAATCAGATGTTTCCGGACAAATGGGAAGCCTTTGTCGCGCCAATCCCCCCCGAAGAACGCGGTGATCTGATTGCTGCTTTCAGAAAGCGCCTGACATCGGATGATGAGACGGTCCAGTTGGAAGCCGCCAAGGCGTGGAGCATTTGGGAAGGGGAAACCATCACCCTTCTGCCAGACCAGGCCAATAGCACCAGCTTTGCTGCCGACCATTTCGCGATTGCCTTTGCGCGGATCGAAAACCACTTCTTCTCCAACAAAGGATGGCTTGAAGAGGGGCAGTTGCTGCGGGATGCGCCCAAGCTGGTCGGCATTCCCGGTGCAATCGTCCATGGCCGCTATGACATGCCATGCTCGATGCACAATGCCTATGCCCTACACAAGGCGTGGCCCGATGCCGCATTCCATCTGATCGAGGGGGCAGGGCATGCCTTTAATGAACCGGGTATACTGGAAGCCCTGATCGCCACCACTGACGCCTTTGCCGGTGTGTGA